The Methanomicrobia archaeon genome includes a window with the following:
- a CDS encoding mechanosensitive ion channel family protein, producing MIPDIAIYGEFGVLDLLRVLLILVVAIIIAKGISVNLRRVLKDRMSKDHVEIINKVIYWGILTIAFLLVLPVFGVNPSGLLVAGGVAGIVLGIASQSVVSNLMAGLFLVIERPMKIGQTVNIAGTAGVVEDIRILSTTIRTFEGLYVRIPNEKVFTTDITNYVEHVARRLEYRVGIRYSDDADKAIAIIHRLCEEHPLTLKNPTPDIFVDNLGDNAVEIMVRIWSPSKEWYGVKKELLWKIKTALEGQGIEIAFPQRTVWFANELQKREMRDGADDPGMH from the coding sequence ATGATTCCAGATATTGCCATCTACGGCGAGTTCGGCGTTCTGGATCTACTGCGGGTGCTCCTGATCCTTGTCGTTGCGATCATCATCGCCAAAGGAATAAGCGTTAATCTCAGACGCGTTCTCAAAGATCGAATGAGCAAGGACCATGTAGAGATCATCAACAAAGTGATCTACTGGGGTATTTTAACGATCGCCTTTCTCTTGGTGCTCCCGGTATTCGGGGTCAATCCGTCCGGGCTGCTGGTCGCAGGCGGGGTCGCGGGTATCGTGCTCGGTATCGCGAGCCAGAGCGTGGTTAGCAACCTCATGGCTGGCTTGTTCCTGGTGATTGAACGGCCCATGAAGATCGGACAGACGGTCAACATCGCCGGTACTGCGGGCGTCGTCGAGGACATTCGCATCCTCTCCACCACGATCAGGACCTTTGAGGGGCTCTACGTGCGGATACCGAACGAGAAGGTCTTTACGACCGATATCACTAACTACGTGGAGCACGTGGCCCGGCGGCTCGAGTATCGCGTCGGGATACGGTACAGTGACGATGCTGATAAGGCAATCGCGATCATTCACCGACTCTGTGAGGAGCATCCGCTAACACTGAAAAATCCAACACCTGACATCTTCGTCGATAACCTCGGCGACAACGCGGTTGAAATCATGGTCCGGATCTGGTCGCCGTCGAAAGAGTGGTACGGGGTGAAGAAGGAATTGTTATGGAAGATCAAAACAGCGCTGGAGGGGCAGGGCATCGAGATCGCGTTCCCGCAGCGGACGGTCTGGTTCGCCAACGAGCTGCAGAAGCGGGAGATGCGCGACGGTGCGGACGACCCCGGCATGCACTGA